In one window of Nakamurella sp. PAMC28650 DNA:
- a CDS encoding molybdopterin-dependent oxidoreductase — MSLTERRPRPPRPTDYPSRLHSERLAARVGLWLGGAFAICFVTGLLSHLIQHPPEWFGWPSRPVWLYRINQGVHVSTGIASIPLLLVKLWTVSPRFWQWPPITGIVNALERLSIFVLVGAAFFQLISGLLNVAEWYPWTFFFPPVHFAIAWVAIGALAVHIAVKLPVIQRSLAGSADDDPHPVTEGEPPATHAGPLSRRGLLALALGSAGVAVIATVGDKIPAFRTVSVLAQRNGSGPQGLPINRTAGAAGVTAAVSDPDYALVLSGAGGDHRLTLRQLQAMPQTTATLPISCVEGWSQSATWTGVRLRDLLALIGPGTTGGARMISAEDGLYGQSMVTADLAADDLTLVALRLEGEPLDLDHGFPARLIAPSRPGALQTKWLTRIEAL; from the coding sequence ATGAGCCTCACCGAGCGCCGGCCGCGGCCGCCGCGGCCGACCGACTATCCCTCCCGGCTGCACTCGGAGCGCCTGGCCGCGCGGGTGGGTCTGTGGCTCGGCGGCGCTTTCGCGATCTGCTTCGTCACCGGGTTGCTGAGCCACCTGATCCAACACCCGCCGGAGTGGTTCGGCTGGCCGAGCAGGCCGGTCTGGCTCTACCGGATCAACCAGGGCGTGCACGTCAGCACCGGGATCGCCTCGATCCCGCTGCTGCTGGTCAAGCTCTGGACGGTGTCGCCGCGCTTCTGGCAGTGGCCGCCGATCACCGGCATCGTCAATGCGCTGGAACGGCTCTCGATCTTCGTGCTGGTCGGGGCGGCGTTCTTCCAACTGATCTCCGGTCTGCTCAACGTGGCCGAGTGGTATCCGTGGACGTTCTTCTTCCCGCCCGTGCACTTCGCGATCGCATGGGTGGCGATCGGCGCCCTTGCCGTGCACATCGCGGTCAAGCTGCCGGTCATCCAGCGGTCTCTTGCCGGATCGGCCGACGACGATCCGCACCCCGTGACGGAGGGGGAGCCGCCGGCCACGCACGCCGGGCCGCTGTCCCGCCGAGGGCTGCTGGCCCTTGCCCTCGGTTCGGCGGGGGTGGCCGTCATCGCCACGGTGGGGGACAAGATCCCGGCGTTCCGAACGGTGTCGGTGTTGGCGCAGCGCAACGGATCCGGACCGCAGGGGCTACCGATCAACCGCACCGCCGGGGCCGCGGGCGTCACCGCGGCCGTCAGCGATCCCGACTACGCACTGGTCCTCAGCGGTGCCGGGGGTGACCACCGACTGACCCTCCGCCAATTGCAGGCGATGCCGCAGACCACCGCCACTCTGCCGATCTCCTGCGTCGAGGGTTGGTCGCAGTCGGCCACCTGGACCGGCGTCCGGCTGCGCGACCTGCTCGCGCTGATCGGTCCCGGCACTACCGGCGGGGCCAGGATGATCTCCGCGGAGGACGGCCTCTACGGACAGAGCATGGTCACTGCTGACCTCGCCGCCGACGACCTGACCCTGGTAGCGCTCCGGCTGGAGGGCGAGCCGCTCGATCTGGATCACGGATTCCCGGCGCGGTTGATCGCACCGAGCAGACCCGGTGCGCTGCAGACGAAATGGCTCACCAGGATCGAAGCGCTGTGA
- a CDS encoding glycosyltransferase family 2 protein, with the protein MNPSEKSVEVIFPCLDELAALPAVLAAVPAGYQIILVDNGSTDGSGELARRLGATVVVESRRGYGAAVHAGLAAATGEVVAVMDCDGSLDPAELPALVAAVLKGGCDLAVGRRLPVQRRSWPWHARIGNRVLAMVLSHSSSNLSLADLGPVRVAHRLDLLALEVGDRRSGYPVETLTRAARAGWRIQEFDVSYRRRAVGTRSKVSGSIRGTVIATGDILRIVRRERVAA; encoded by the coding sequence ATGAACCCCTCAGAAAAGTCGGTCGAGGTGATATTCCCGTGCCTCGACGAACTGGCGGCGTTGCCCGCGGTGCTCGCCGCTGTGCCGGCTGGATATCAGATCATCCTGGTGGACAACGGATCCACCGACGGAAGTGGCGAGTTGGCCCGGCGTCTGGGCGCCACCGTGGTGGTGGAGAGTCGCCGTGGATATGGCGCTGCGGTGCACGCCGGGCTGGCCGCCGCCACCGGGGAGGTGGTGGCGGTGATGGATTGCGACGGTTCGCTCGACCCGGCCGAACTCCCGGCGCTGGTCGCTGCGGTGCTCAAGGGCGGCTGCGATCTGGCCGTCGGTCGCCGGCTGCCGGTCCAGCGCCGGAGCTGGCCGTGGCACGCCCGGATCGGGAACAGGGTGCTGGCCATGGTGCTGTCGCACTCGTCGAGCAACCTGTCGCTGGCCGATCTCGGCCCGGTGCGGGTGGCTCACCGGCTCGATCTGCTGGCGCTCGAGGTCGGTGACCGCCGCAGCGGCTATCCCGTCGAGACGCTGACCAGAGCCGCTCGCGCGGGCTGGCGGATCCAGGAGTTCGACGTCAGCTACCGTCGCCGGGCCGTCGGCACCCGCTCCAAGGTGTCCGGATCGATCCGCGGGACCGTGATCGCGACGGGCGACATCCTGCGGATCGTCCGTCGCGAGCGGGTGGCGGCATGA
- a CDS encoding L-aspartate oxidase, giving the protein MPDWEARSQVVVVGTGVAGLTCAIDVAATGVSVLLLTKGAPDEANTYWAQGGVAVVRNERDAGDSVGAHIYDTLVAGGGLSDAAAVGMILTEGPAAVAGLVARGAHFDAGPDGLLRTREGGHSANRVIHAGGDATGAEIERSLLSADGLPGMLTGHQVLDVVRNAAGRAVGVTVLAEDGTVGLIRADAVVLATGGAGHLYAATTNPDVATGDGLAMALRAGAALADLEFMQFHPTVLFTGGGVRGHRPLVTEAVRGEGAVLIDATGARVMAGVHPLGDLAPRDVVSLAITRRLAGAPGGVRDHVFLDATGIAPDVFARRFPTVSAACADVGIDPNTQPIPVAPAAHYHCGGVVTDLFGRTTVPGLYAIGEVARTGLHGANRLASNSLLEGLVMGERAAAVLPRELETGHDDHDLVLPELPSCSAEGRDDAQALMSAHAGIGRDAAGLATAAAAIRARPTTTASRATVEAANLALASQALLAAAVARTESRGCHVRTDFPAASPDRATSVVVECRDGILSTHVGDLGRVTA; this is encoded by the coding sequence ATGCCCGACTGGGAGGCCAGATCCCAGGTCGTCGTCGTCGGTACCGGTGTCGCCGGGTTGACGTGTGCGATCGACGTGGCGGCCACCGGCGTTTCGGTGCTGCTGCTGACCAAGGGCGCGCCGGACGAGGCCAACACCTACTGGGCCCAGGGCGGCGTGGCCGTGGTCCGCAACGAGCGTGACGCCGGTGACTCCGTCGGTGCCCACATATACGACACCCTGGTCGCCGGCGGTGGCCTGTCCGATGCCGCCGCGGTCGGGATGATCCTCACCGAGGGCCCGGCCGCGGTGGCCGGACTGGTGGCCAGGGGAGCCCACTTCGACGCCGGGCCCGACGGTCTGCTGCGGACACGCGAAGGTGGCCACTCGGCGAACCGGGTGATCCACGCCGGCGGCGACGCCACCGGCGCCGAGATCGAACGGTCGCTCCTTTCCGCCGACGGGCTGCCCGGCATGCTGACCGGGCACCAGGTGCTGGACGTCGTCCGGAACGCGGCCGGCCGGGCCGTCGGCGTCACCGTCCTCGCCGAGGACGGCACGGTGGGTCTGATCAGGGCCGATGCGGTGGTGCTGGCCACCGGCGGCGCCGGGCACCTGTATGCGGCCACCACTAACCCGGACGTCGCCACCGGCGATGGCCTGGCCATGGCCCTCCGGGCCGGCGCGGCACTGGCCGACCTGGAGTTCATGCAGTTCCACCCGACCGTGCTGTTCACCGGCGGCGGGGTGCGCGGCCACCGGCCGTTGGTGACCGAGGCCGTCCGCGGCGAGGGCGCCGTGCTGATCGACGCCACCGGGGCCAGGGTGATGGCCGGCGTCCATCCCCTGGGGGACCTGGCTCCGCGGGACGTGGTGTCGCTGGCCATCACCCGCCGGTTGGCCGGTGCGCCCGGCGGCGTGCGCGATCACGTGTTCCTGGATGCCACCGGGATTGCTCCGGACGTCTTCGCGCGGCGTTTCCCCACCGTGTCGGCGGCGTGCGCCGACGTCGGGATCGACCCGAACACCCAGCCCATCCCGGTCGCGCCGGCCGCCCACTACCACTGCGGCGGTGTGGTCACCGATCTGTTCGGCCGCACCACGGTGCCCGGCCTGTACGCGATCGGCGAGGTCGCCCGGACCGGCCTGCACGGTGCGAACCGCCTGGCCTCCAACTCCCTGCTGGAAGGTCTGGTGATGGGCGAACGCGCGGCCGCCGTGCTGCCGCGCGAGCTGGAAACCGGGCACGATGACCACGATCTGGTCCTTCCCGAGCTTCCGTCGTGCTCGGCGGAGGGCCGCGACGACGCCCAGGCCTTGATGAGCGCCCACGCCGGGATCGGCCGTGACGCAGCAGGTCTGGCCACCGCCGCCGCCGCCATCAGGGCCCGGCCCACGACCACCGCGAGCCGTGCCACCGTCGAGGCGGCGAACCTCGCCCTTGCTTCGCAGGCGCTGCTCGCGGCGGCAGTCGCCCGCACGGAGTCCCGGGGATGCCACGTCCGGACCGACTTCCCGGCCGCCTCGCCGGACCGGGCGACCTCCGTCGTGGTGGAATGTCGGGACGGCATCCTGTCCACCCACGTCGGGGATCTGGGGAGGGTGACGGCATGA
- the nadA gene encoding quinolinate synthase NadA: protein MSAPTLDVPGSLDWVEEIHRLAKDRDAVILAHNYQLPIIQDVAHHVGDSLALSRIAATAQQSTIIFCGVHFMAETAKILSPEKTVLIPDEAAGCSLADSLTVQELRAWKADNPGAVVVSYVNTTAAVKAETDICCTSSNAVEVVDSIPRDTPVLFGPDQFLGAHVRRVLQRDNIKVWGGECHVHAGINGAELSAKAAAHPDADLYIHPECGCATSALYLATSGAVPKERIKILSTGEMVTAAATSSSRSVLVATEIGMIHQLRRAAPGIDFLAVNEKASCRYMKMITPEKLMRSLLENRDEVHVDAVTAAAARGAVERMIAIGSSGGGGE from the coding sequence ATGTCGGCACCCACCCTCGATGTTCCAGGCTCGCTGGACTGGGTCGAGGAGATCCATCGCCTGGCGAAGGACCGCGACGCGGTCATCCTGGCGCACAACTACCAACTCCCGATCATCCAGGACGTCGCCCACCACGTCGGCGACTCGTTGGCGCTCTCACGGATCGCCGCCACCGCGCAGCAGTCGACGATCATCTTCTGCGGTGTCCACTTCATGGCCGAGACCGCCAAGATCCTCTCCCCCGAGAAGACCGTGCTGATCCCCGACGAGGCTGCCGGCTGCTCGCTCGCCGACTCGCTGACCGTCCAGGAGCTCCGCGCCTGGAAGGCCGACAACCCCGGCGCCGTCGTGGTTTCCTACGTCAACACGACCGCTGCGGTGAAGGCCGAGACCGACATCTGCTGCACGTCCTCCAATGCGGTGGAGGTCGTCGATTCGATCCCCCGTGACACTCCGGTGCTGTTCGGACCCGACCAGTTCCTCGGCGCCCACGTGCGCCGGGTCCTGCAGCGCGACAACATCAAGGTCTGGGGCGGCGAGTGCCATGTGCACGCCGGGATCAACGGTGCCGAGCTGTCCGCCAAGGCCGCCGCCCACCCGGACGCCGATCTGTACATCCACCCCGAGTGCGGATGCGCGACGAGTGCCCTCTACCTGGCGACCAGCGGCGCAGTCCCGAAGGAGCGGATCAAGATCCTGTCGACGGGCGAGATGGTCACCGCCGCAGCCACTTCGTCGTCCCGATCGGTCCTGGTCGCCACCGAGATCGGGATGATCCACCAGTTGAGGCGGGCGGCCCCCGGGATCGACTTCCTGGCCGTCAACGAGAAGGCGTCCTGCCGGTACATGAAGATGATCACCCCTGAGAAGCTGATGCGATCGTTGTTGGAGAACCGCGACGAGGTGCACGTCGATGCGGTCACCGCCGCCGCAGCCCGCGGAGCCGTCGAGCGCATGATCGCCATCGGCTCCTCCGGCGGAGGTGGCGAGTGA
- a CDS encoding DUF2064 domain-containing protein, which produces MNPATVLVMAKAPVAGRVKTRLCPPLLPAQAADLAAAALLDTVSSVAATVDARTVVALDGEVRHARRAGELRAALAEVTVIPQQGNSFSARLVAAHIDAGGDGPVLQIGMDTPQLTPMMLTSAMAVLRAPQVDAVLGPASDGGWWALGLRAAVHARVLRDVPLSRHDTGELTLSALRAIGLRVEILPTLTDVDTFTDAIRVSMIAPGTLFAAGVRKLLTENRLRAAS; this is translated from the coding sequence ATGAACCCGGCCACGGTGCTGGTGATGGCCAAGGCGCCGGTCGCCGGCCGGGTGAAGACCCGGCTCTGCCCGCCGCTGCTGCCGGCCCAGGCCGCGGATCTGGCCGCTGCCGCTCTGCTGGACACCGTGAGTTCGGTGGCCGCCACAGTGGACGCCCGCACGGTGGTTGCGCTGGACGGCGAAGTCCGCCATGCCCGACGCGCCGGCGAGCTGCGGGCTGCCCTGGCCGAGGTGACCGTGATCCCGCAGCAGGGGAACAGTTTTTCAGCACGGTTGGTCGCCGCGCACATCGATGCCGGAGGCGACGGACCCGTGCTGCAGATCGGGATGGACACGCCTCAACTCACCCCGATGATGCTGACATCGGCGATGGCCGTGCTGCGCGCGCCGCAGGTGGACGCGGTGCTCGGCCCGGCGAGTGACGGCGGCTGGTGGGCGCTCGGTCTGAGAGCGGCCGTCCATGCGCGGGTGCTGCGCGACGTGCCCTTGTCCCGTCACGACACCGGTGAGCTGACTCTGTCGGCGCTGCGTGCCATCGGTCTCCGGGTGGAGATCCTGCCGACCCTCACCGATGTCGACACCTTCACCGATGCCATCCGCGTCTCGATGATCGCCCCCGGCACGCTGTTCGCGGCCGGCGTCCGCAAGCTCCTGACCGAGAACAGATTGCGAGCCGCATCTTGA
- a CDS encoding DUF2567 domain-containing protein, translated as MNEELRLWRSGAVVVGGAVIVGALQGWLWSRIAPGEQFFVNTDGSFGGLPTESYHQFTSIAIFALIGLVVAVAAATLTWHWRSVRGAAMALVVVGANGLGALTAYLLGRVLASGIDPATVGNSSTASIVTAAPVLGNVMVVVVQPAIAIAVYTFLVAWNGQPGLDRPQTAA; from the coding sequence ATGAACGAGGAGTTGAGGCTCTGGCGGTCCGGTGCCGTCGTGGTCGGTGGCGCGGTGATCGTCGGTGCCCTGCAGGGGTGGCTCTGGTCCCGGATCGCGCCGGGTGAGCAGTTCTTCGTCAACACGGACGGATCGTTCGGCGGCCTGCCGACCGAGTCCTACCACCAGTTCACGTCGATCGCGATCTTCGCGCTGATCGGGTTGGTCGTCGCGGTCGCCGCCGCCACCCTGACCTGGCACTGGCGCTCGGTGCGCGGCGCCGCCATGGCGCTGGTGGTGGTCGGGGCGAACGGGTTGGGAGCGCTCACCGCCTACCTGCTGGGCCGGGTGCTGGCCAGTGGCATCGATCCGGCGACCGTCGGCAACAGCAGCACCGCATCGATCGTGACGGCGGCGCCGGTGCTGGGCAACGTCATGGTCGTCGTCGTGCAGCCGGCCATCGCCATCGCCGTGTACACCTTCCTGGTCGCCTGGAACGGACAGCCGGGGCTGGACCGCCCGCAGACTGCCGCCTGA
- a CDS encoding class I SAM-dependent methyltransferase, with the protein MRGGSASLVNQHGRHRALPIPLWAGDACGADEVLLEKCVGPTLDVGCGPGRMTAALTARGTATLGIDISALAVDLTNARGGLALQRSVFDDVPGEGRWSHLLLADGNIGIGGDPALLLRRCGQLLAAGGSILLDVDPPGSGVLVERVRIERDGHSSGWFRWCWVGAEVLPDLAVPAGLAVVRTWLAADRWQAQLVKKR; encoded by the coding sequence TTGAGGGGCGGTTCGGCCTCCCTGGTGAACCAGCACGGCCGACACCGGGCCCTGCCGATCCCGCTGTGGGCCGGAGACGCCTGCGGCGCAGACGAAGTACTGCTGGAGAAGTGTGTCGGCCCGACGCTGGACGTGGGGTGCGGTCCCGGGCGGATGACCGCCGCGCTGACGGCCCGTGGCACAGCCACCCTGGGCATCGACATCTCGGCCCTGGCCGTCGACCTGACCAACGCCCGCGGCGGACTCGCCCTGCAACGGAGCGTCTTCGATGACGTCCCCGGCGAGGGCCGGTGGTCGCACCTGCTGCTCGCCGACGGCAACATCGGCATCGGTGGGGATCCGGCGCTGCTGTTGCGGCGATGTGGGCAACTGCTGGCCGCCGGCGGCAGCATCCTGCTGGACGTCGACCCGCCCGGGTCCGGGGTGCTGGTGGAAAGGGTCCGCATCGAGCGCGACGGGCACAGCAGCGGTTGGTTCCGGTGGTGCTGGGTGGGCGCGGAGGTGCTGCCCGATCTGGCCGTACCGGCCGGCCTTGCGGTGGTGCGCACCTGGCTCGCTGCAGACCGCTGGCAGGCGCAGTTGGTGAAGAAGCGATGA
- the nadC gene encoding carboxylating nicotinate-nucleotide diphosphorylase, with protein MTPDEWSPRTRTALADAGLDQETVAAVVTRALDEDFADGPDVTTTATVPADAVAGAAITPRQPGVLAGGPVAIAIFDAILGPGNFTFELVPDGTLLVPGVPAILLRGRVSGILTAERTALNILTHLTGIASLTRQWVDAVHGTGARIRDTRKTLPGLRALEKYAVRCGGGVNHRMSLGDAALIKDNHVAAAGSVRAAIDAVRSVRPDIPLEVEVDTLAQLDEALDAGAQLILLDNFRLADTVEAVRRTRSGHPGVMLESSGGLALTDAAAVAATGVDYLAVGALTHSSPAVDLGLDLR; from the coding sequence ATGACGCCGGACGAATGGTCGCCCCGGACCCGCACGGCACTGGCGGACGCCGGGCTCGACCAGGAGACGGTGGCTGCCGTGGTGACCCGGGCGCTGGACGAGGACTTCGCCGACGGCCCGGACGTCACGACGACCGCCACCGTGCCGGCCGACGCCGTGGCCGGGGCCGCCATCACGCCGCGTCAGCCGGGGGTCCTGGCGGGCGGACCGGTGGCGATCGCCATCTTCGACGCCATCCTCGGGCCGGGCAACTTCACCTTCGAGCTGGTCCCGGACGGGACCTTGCTGGTTCCGGGTGTGCCGGCGATCCTGCTGCGGGGCAGGGTGTCCGGCATCCTCACGGCGGAACGCACTGCGCTGAACATCCTGACGCACCTGACCGGGATCGCCAGTCTCACCAGGCAGTGGGTCGACGCCGTGCACGGGACCGGGGCGCGGATCAGGGACACCCGCAAGACGCTGCCCGGCCTGCGCGCGCTGGAGAAATATGCCGTCCGGTGCGGCGGTGGCGTCAACCACCGGATGAGCCTGGGCGACGCGGCCCTGATCAAGGACAACCACGTGGCGGCAGCGGGGTCTGTGCGGGCGGCCATCGACGCTGTACGTTCCGTGAGACCGGATATCCCGCTCGAGGTCGAGGTGGACACATTGGCGCAGCTCGACGAGGCCCTTGACGCAGGCGCCCAACTGATCCTGCTCGACAACTTCCGGCTCGCCGACACCGTGGAAGCCGTTCGCCGGACCAGGTCCGGCCATCCCGGCGTGATGCTGGAGTCCTCCGGTGGGCTGGCGCTGACGGACGCGGCGGCCGTCGCCGCGACCGGCGTCGACTATCTGGCCGTCGGCGCCCTCACCCATTCATCGCCTGCTGTCGATCTGGGTCTGGACCTTCGATGA
- a CDS encoding NAD(P)-dependent oxidoreductase: protein MRVLLTGAAGFIGSTIADLLQARGDEVVPVDLLLPKAHGVQTPQWCPENLVVGDIRDSELVDGVLPGVDVVCHQAAMVGLGVDAGDAPDYAGHNVLGTAVLLSAMAAAGVRSLVQASSMVVYGEGRYRCAEHGDVRPGPRLPEALTAGEFEPPCPRCGAHLQWATISEDAPLDPRNTYAASKLAQEHFAAAWARQTSGAVTSLRYHNVYGPRMPRDTPYAGVAAIFRSALESGRAPRVYEDGGQMRDFIHVHDIAAANLAAIDRLAASRPPSGGEVLACNVSSGDPHSVGDLAVALARVMGGPPPLVVGGGRPGDVRHVVADPALAADVLGFRATVPFDTGVREFATAPMRPPAA, encoded by the coding sequence ATGCGGGTACTGCTGACCGGTGCCGCCGGCTTCATCGGGTCGACCATCGCCGACCTGCTGCAGGCCAGGGGCGACGAGGTGGTCCCGGTCGACCTGCTGCTCCCCAAGGCCCACGGCGTGCAGACCCCGCAGTGGTGCCCGGAAAACCTGGTCGTCGGCGACATCCGGGACTCCGAGCTGGTCGATGGCGTCCTACCCGGCGTTGACGTCGTCTGCCATCAGGCGGCGATGGTCGGCCTCGGCGTCGATGCGGGCGACGCTCCCGACTACGCCGGGCACAACGTGCTGGGCACCGCCGTCCTGCTGTCCGCAATGGCGGCCGCTGGTGTGCGATCACTGGTGCAGGCGTCCTCGATGGTCGTCTACGGCGAAGGCCGCTACCGCTGCGCCGAGCACGGCGACGTCCGACCGGGGCCACGACTTCCGGAGGCGCTGACGGCCGGCGAATTCGAACCGCCCTGTCCGCGGTGCGGCGCCCACCTGCAGTGGGCCACCATCTCCGAGGACGCACCGCTGGACCCGCGGAACACCTATGCGGCCAGCAAACTGGCACAGGAACATTTCGCCGCCGCCTGGGCCCGGCAGACCTCTGGTGCCGTGACATCACTGCGCTACCACAACGTCTACGGGCCGCGGATGCCGCGGGACACCCCCTACGCCGGAGTGGCCGCGATCTTCCGATCAGCGCTGGAATCCGGACGCGCACCGCGGGTCTACGAGGACGGCGGTCAGATGCGCGATTTCATCCACGTGCACGACATCGCGGCGGCGAATCTCGCGGCCATCGACCGACTCGCTGCCTCGAGGCCACCGTCAGGCGGAGAAGTGCTGGCCTGCAACGTGTCTTCCGGCGATCCGCACAGCGTCGGCGACTTGGCGGTCGCGTTGGCCCGCGTGATGGGCGGCCCGCCGCCGCTGGTGGTCGGCGGAGGACGGCCGGGTGACGTCCGGCACGTGGTGGCCGACCCGGCGCTGGCTGCTGACGTGCTCGGCTTCCGGGCCACCGTGCCCTTCGACACCGGCGTCCGGGAATTTGCGACCGCCCCTATGCGGCCACCGGCAGCCTGA
- a CDS encoding NUDIX domain-containing protein: MTHGSSPSFPGHLQDTLVEVLAAVFTVRPTKDGGASLDVLLWQRGQQPDAGKWSLPGGMLLSAEDVDDSARRQLAEKVDLTRVSHLEQIGVFSAPHRMPDARTVATGFLGLVPLDADPSLPPDTAWHPVGALPSTAFDHGRIIDQAHRRLQAKLSYTNIGFALAPAEFTVAELRRIYATALGHDVDPTNLHRILLRRGMLAPTGTTGPRNPVGGRPAALHRFTIAELRVTDPFAAFRPRDAEGPTRQPPPR; this comes from the coding sequence ATGACTCATGGTAGCAGCCCGTCATTCCCCGGCCATCTGCAGGACACACTCGTCGAGGTGCTCGCCGCCGTCTTCACGGTGCGGCCGACGAAGGACGGCGGAGCGTCGCTGGACGTGCTGCTCTGGCAGCGCGGGCAGCAACCGGACGCCGGGAAATGGTCCCTACCAGGAGGAATGCTGCTCTCGGCCGAGGACGTGGACGATTCGGCCCGTCGCCAGCTCGCCGAGAAGGTCGATCTCACCCGGGTGTCGCACCTCGAACAGATCGGAGTGTTCTCTGCACCACACCGGATGCCCGACGCCCGTACGGTCGCCACCGGCTTCCTCGGACTGGTCCCCCTGGATGCCGACCCGAGCCTGCCCCCGGACACCGCCTGGCACCCGGTCGGAGCACTCCCGTCGACGGCCTTCGACCACGGACGGATCATCGACCAGGCGCACCGCCGACTGCAGGCGAAGCTCTCGTACACCAACATCGGGTTCGCCCTGGCGCCCGCCGAGTTCACCGTCGCCGAACTCCGCCGGATCTACGCCACGGCGCTCGGCCACGACGTCGACCCGACGAACCTCCACCGCATCCTGCTGCGGCGCGGCATGCTCGCGCCGACCGGCACCACCGGGCCGCGCAATCCGGTCGGCGGGCGCCCGGCCGCGCTGCACCGGTTCACCATCGCCGAACTCCGGGTCACGGATCCGTTCGCGGCGTTCCGGCCACGCGACGCAGAAGGGCCCACCCGGCAGCCGCCGCCACGATGA
- a CDS encoding sensor histidine kinase KdpD: MWTDVLHILPWAMVACVITVAIELGVLALLRGRSVAVNIAALVAIPILSVLAFVVSISGFMFTTQLRWTAVTCGLIAVAVVPAAALLGRRIAIAGMTAETERATERAAESSRRELVAWVSHDLRTPLAGIRAMSEALEDAVVVDPQEIADYARRINTESIRLSDMVDDLFELSKINAGALKLHFHDIAVEGLVADAMESTAPSARKRRVVLNARADGGWPTVSGSDAELTRVLRNLLVNAVRHTPEDGAVTLLAGVDGGEAWMAVQDSCGGIAEPDLPKVFDVAFRGSQARSPMPDAAGAGLGLAIARGLVEAHGGRIAVQNHGDGCRFEVRLPVAA, encoded by the coding sequence ATGTGGACCGACGTACTGCACATCCTGCCGTGGGCCATGGTGGCCTGCGTCATCACCGTGGCCATCGAACTCGGGGTGCTCGCTCTGCTCCGGGGGCGGTCAGTGGCCGTCAACATCGCTGCCCTTGTCGCGATCCCGATCCTTTCCGTCCTGGCCTTCGTGGTGTCGATCAGCGGCTTCATGTTCACCACCCAACTGCGGTGGACGGCGGTGACCTGCGGCCTGATCGCCGTCGCGGTGGTGCCCGCTGCGGCGCTCCTCGGCCGGCGCATCGCGATCGCGGGCATGACCGCCGAGACGGAACGGGCCACCGAACGGGCCGCAGAGTCGTCGCGGCGTGAGCTGGTGGCGTGGGTCAGCCATGACCTCCGGACCCCACTGGCCGGGATCCGGGCGATGAGCGAGGCGCTGGAGGACGCGGTGGTGGTCGACCCCCAGGAGATCGCCGACTACGCCAGGCGGATCAACACCGAGAGCATCCGGCTCTCCGACATGGTGGACGACCTCTTCGAGCTGTCCAAGATCAATGCCGGCGCGCTGAAGCTTCATTTCCACGACATCGCCGTCGAAGGTCTGGTCGCCGATGCGATGGAATCCACCGCGCCCTCCGCGCGCAAGCGCCGGGTCGTCCTCAACGCCAGGGCCGACGGCGGGTGGCCGACCGTCTCGGGTTCCGACGCCGAACTGACCAGGGTGCTCCGCAACCTCCTGGTGAATGCGGTCCGGCACACCCCCGAGGACGGGGCGGTCACGCTCCTGGCGGGCGTCGACGGAGGCGAGGCCTGGATGGCCGTGCAGGACAGCTGCGGCGGAATCGCCGAACCCGACCTGCCGAAGGTGTTCGACGTGGCCTTCCGCGGTTCGCAGGCCCGCTCGCCGATGCCCGATGCCGCGGGGGCCGGGCTGGGACTGGCCATCGCCAGAGGTCTGGTGGAGGCCCACGGCGGCAGGATCGCCGTCCAGAACCACGGCGATGGCTGCCGTTTCGAGGTCAGGCTGCCGGTGGCCGCATAG